One genomic region from Pseudoduganella dura encodes:
- a CDS encoding branched-chain amino acid ABC transporter permease, with the protein MNFFFEVLIGGLLSGVMYALVAIGFVLIYKASGVFNFAQGAMVFFAALTCVGLMDKFGMSLWLAIPCTVVAMILLGIAIERVVLRPLVNQPEITLFMATIGLAFFLEGLAQLLWGSQVHQLPLPIEDVPMQWLLDRFNIVVSQFDVIAAVICGVLVAALALLFAKTRVGRALRAVADDHQAALAVGIPLQRIWAILWAVAGVVALVAGLLWGARNGVQFALTFIALKALPVLILGGFTSVPGAIVGGLIIGASEKLAEVYIGPLVGGGIEGWFPYVLALLFLLVRPEGLFGEKIIRRI; encoded by the coding sequence ATTAATTTCTTCTTCGAAGTCCTGATCGGTGGCCTGCTCTCCGGCGTCATGTATGCGCTGGTCGCGATCGGCTTCGTGCTGATCTACAAGGCTTCCGGCGTGTTCAACTTCGCGCAGGGCGCGATGGTGTTCTTCGCGGCGCTGACCTGCGTGGGCCTGATGGACAAGTTCGGCATGTCGCTGTGGCTGGCGATCCCCTGCACCGTCGTGGCGATGATCCTGCTCGGCATCGCCATCGAGCGCGTGGTGCTGCGCCCGCTGGTGAACCAGCCGGAAATCACGCTGTTCATGGCCACGATCGGCCTGGCCTTCTTCCTCGAAGGGCTGGCGCAGCTGCTGTGGGGTTCGCAGGTGCACCAGTTGCCGCTGCCGATCGAGGATGTGCCGATGCAATGGCTGCTGGACCGCTTCAACATCGTGGTGTCGCAGTTCGACGTGATCGCCGCCGTCATCTGCGGCGTGCTGGTCGCCGCGCTGGCGCTGCTGTTCGCGAAAACCAGGGTCGGCCGCGCATTGCGCGCGGTGGCGGACGATCACCAGGCCGCGCTGGCGGTCGGCATCCCCTTGCAGCGCATCTGGGCCATCCTGTGGGCCGTGGCCGGCGTGGTGGCGCTGGTGGCCGGCCTGCTGTGGGGGGCCCGCAACGGCGTGCAGTTCGCGCTGACGTTCATCGCGCTGAAAGCCTTGCCGGTGCTGATCCTGGGCGGCTTCACGTCGGTGCCGGGCGCCATCGTCGGCGGCCTGATCATCGGTGCGTCCGAAAAGCTGGCCGAGGTCTACATCGGGCCGCTGGTCGGCGGCGGCATCGAGGGCTGGTTCCCCTACGTGCTGGCGCTGCTGTTCCTGCTGGTGCGGCCCGAAGGGCTGTTCGGCGAAAAGATCATCCGGAGGATCTGA
- a CDS encoding hypoxanthine-guanine phosphoribosyltransferase, translating to MQEFHHQRARALLDNAEEIFTAQQVSDAVRQVADDLNARFSQLEEFPLVLGVMGGAVVFTGNLLPQLTFPLEFDYIHVSRYGDADRGGEVVWKVVPRSNVEGRTVLVVDDILDEGETLAHVKQRLLDMGAKEVVLVVFADKAIGKAKPVKPDLVGLVIPNRFVVGYGMDAYNYWRNLPGLWAINNTDLSS from the coding sequence ATGCAAGAATTTCATCATCAACGGGCCCGCGCCCTGCTCGACAACGCCGAGGAAATCTTTACCGCCCAGCAGGTGTCCGACGCCGTGCGCCAGGTGGCCGACGACCTGAACGCGCGCTTCAGCCAGCTCGAGGAATTCCCCCTCGTGCTGGGCGTAATGGGCGGCGCCGTCGTCTTCACCGGCAACCTGCTGCCGCAGCTCACCTTCCCGCTCGAGTTCGATTACATCCACGTGAGCCGCTACGGCGATGCGGACCGCGGCGGCGAGGTCGTGTGGAAAGTGGTGCCCCGCTCGAACGTCGAGGGCCGCACGGTGCTGGTCGTCGACGACATCCTCGACGAAGGCGAAACGCTGGCCCACGTGAAGCAGCGCCTGCTGGACATGGGCGCGAAGGAAGTCGTCCTGGTCGTGTTTGCCGACAAGGCGATCGGCAAGGCCAAGCCGGTGAAACCCGACCTGGTGGGCCTGGTGATCCCGAACCGCTTCGTGGTCGGCTACGGCATGGACGCGTACAACTACTGGCGCAATCTGCCGGGCCTGTGGGCGATCAACAACACCGACCTGTCGAGCTGA
- a CDS encoding ABC transporter ATP-binding protein: protein MSTLSVNNIEVIYDHVILVLKGVSLEVPQGSIVALLGANGAGKSTTLKTISTLLRGERGDVTKGEVRFNGERVDQLTPNALVTRGLAQVMEGRHCFGHLTIEENLLTGAYTRKLSRAGLREALERVYHYFPRLKERRGSQAGYTSGGEQQMCAIGRALMAKPTMILLDEPSMGIAPQVVEEIFGIVKDLNTNEGVSFLLAEQNTMVALRYADFGYILENGRVVMEGAARELAANEDVKEFYLGMSGAGRRSFREQKFYRRRKRWLS from the coding sequence ATGAGCACGCTTTCCGTCAACAACATCGAAGTCATCTACGACCACGTGATCCTGGTGCTGAAAGGCGTGTCGCTGGAGGTGCCGCAAGGGTCCATCGTGGCGCTGCTGGGCGCCAACGGCGCCGGCAAGTCGACCACGCTGAAGACGATCTCCACGCTGCTGCGCGGCGAACGCGGCGACGTGACGAAAGGCGAAGTGCGCTTCAACGGCGAACGCGTGGACCAGCTGACGCCGAACGCGCTGGTGACGCGCGGGCTGGCGCAGGTGATGGAAGGCCGCCACTGCTTCGGCCACCTGACGATCGAGGAAAACCTGCTCACCGGAGCCTACACCCGCAAGCTGTCGCGTGCCGGATTGCGCGAGGCGCTGGAGCGCGTCTACCACTACTTTCCGCGGCTGAAGGAGCGGCGCGGCAGCCAGGCCGGCTACACATCCGGCGGCGAGCAGCAGATGTGCGCGATCGGCCGTGCGCTGATGGCCAAGCCCACGATGATCCTGCTGGACGAGCCGTCGATGGGCATCGCGCCCCAGGTCGTCGAGGAGATCTTCGGCATCGTCAAGGATCTCAACACGAACGAAGGCGTGTCGTTCCTGCTGGCCGAGCAGAACACGATGGTGGCGCTGCGCTATGCGGACTTCGGCTACATCCTCGAGAACGGCCGCGTGGTGATGGAAGGCGCCGCGCGGGAGCTGGCCGCCAACGAGGATGTGAAGGAGTTCTACCTCGGTATGTCCGGCGCGGGCCGGCGCAGTTTCCGCGAGCAGAAATTCTATCGCCGGCGGAAGCGGTGGCTGTCATGA
- a CDS encoding ABC transporter substrate-binding protein, translating to MKLLQSIVLGAVLAGAIAPAFAQEQFVALPSYRVGPYASGGSGFYGGIIDYFSLVNAAGGINGVKVAWQECETEYNPSRGVECYERLKTQRGGATLVEPLSTSIAYGILDRIPQDKIPMTMLGYGRSDAANGKVFPYVFPLISSYWSQAAAMVKYLADKNGGSLKGKKIVHLYHDSAFGKEPLPVLEALAKQQGFELVKIPVAPPGSEQQAQWLQIRQARPDHVILWGWGVMNSVAIKTAQRNGFPREKILGVWWAGSEEDTVPSGDAAKGYTAMSFNTPGNYPVMDEIRAKLYKTGKGNLSDQARIGSVYHMRGVTAGILFVEAMRTAQEKFGKGKPVTGEQLRWGLEHLNIDAARQKAIGAANMFPTVKTSCEDHEGSGAVKVQQWDGKKWVAITPNWIVGDRALVKKLIDESSNRYAAEKNIKPACMP from the coding sequence ATGAAGCTGTTGCAATCGATCGTACTGGGCGCCGTGCTCGCCGGCGCCATCGCGCCCGCTTTTGCCCAGGAACAGTTCGTCGCCCTGCCCTCTTACCGGGTGGGGCCGTATGCCTCGGGAGGCTCCGGCTTCTATGGCGGCATCATCGACTATTTTTCGCTCGTCAACGCGGCCGGCGGCATCAACGGCGTGAAGGTCGCGTGGCAGGAATGCGAGACGGAATACAACCCGTCGCGCGGCGTGGAGTGCTACGAGCGGCTGAAAACGCAGCGCGGCGGCGCCACGCTGGTCGAGCCGCTGTCGACCAGCATCGCCTACGGCATCCTCGACCGCATCCCGCAGGACAAGATCCCGATGACGATGCTGGGCTACGGCCGCTCGGATGCGGCCAACGGCAAGGTGTTCCCTTACGTGTTCCCGCTCATTTCGAGCTACTGGAGCCAGGCCGCGGCCATGGTGAAATACCTGGCCGACAAGAACGGCGGCTCGCTGAAGGGCAAGAAGATCGTGCACCTGTACCACGACTCCGCGTTCGGCAAGGAGCCGTTGCCGGTGCTGGAAGCGCTGGCTAAACAGCAGGGCTTCGAACTGGTGAAGATCCCGGTGGCGCCGCCCGGCAGCGAACAGCAGGCGCAGTGGCTGCAGATCCGGCAGGCGCGGCCGGATCACGTAATCCTGTGGGGCTGGGGCGTGATGAACTCGGTGGCGATCAAGACCGCGCAGCGCAACGGCTTCCCGCGCGAGAAGATCCTCGGCGTATGGTGGGCCGGGTCGGAAGAGGATACCGTGCCTTCCGGCGATGCCGCCAAGGGCTACACGGCGATGTCGTTCAACACGCCCGGCAATTATCCCGTAATGGACGAGATCCGCGCGAAGCTGTACAAGACCGGCAAGGGCAACCTTTCCGACCAGGCCCGCATCGGCTCCGTGTACCACATGCGCGGCGTAACCGCCGGCATCCTGTTCGTCGAGGCGATGCGCACCGCGCAGGAAAAGTTCGGCAAGGGCAAACCCGTCACCGGCGAACAGCTGCGCTGGGGCCTGGAACACCTGAACATCGACGCGGCGCGGCAGAAGGCGATCGGTGCCGCCAACATGTTCCCCACGGTGAAGACGAGCTGCGAGGACCATGAAGGTTCCGGCGCCGTGAAGGTGCAGCAATGGGACGGCAAGAAGTGGGTCGCGATCACGCCGAACTGGATCGTGGGCGACCGTGCGCTGGTGAAGAAACTGATCGACGAATCGTCGAACAGGTACGCGGCCGAGAAGAACATCAAGCCGGCCTGCATGCCATGA
- a CDS encoding NAD(P)H-dependent flavin oxidoreductase, with amino-acid sequence MALPPVLQNLSLPVIASPMFIASGPELVAAQCKAGIVGSFPALNARPAELLDKWLTDLQQELAAFQAANPDKKVGPIAVNQIVHQSNDRLAHDVEVCVKHRVPIIISSLRAPPKEMMDAIHGYGGIVLHDVISIRHAQKALEAGVDGLILVAAGAGGHAGTLSPFALVGEIRKFFDGPIALSGSIATGDAILAAQAMGADFAYIGSRWLATKESNVSEDYRKAIVESSAADVIYTNLFTGVHGNYLKKSIVAAGLDPEALPESDKTKMSFGSGSAKAWRDIWGAGQGVGLMEDVPSTAEMVERLKAEYEAARKRLAL; translated from the coding sequence ATGGCCTTGCCTCCAGTGCTGCAAAACCTGTCTCTTCCCGTCATCGCCTCGCCGATGTTCATCGCCAGCGGCCCCGAGCTGGTGGCGGCGCAGTGCAAGGCCGGTATCGTCGGCTCGTTTCCGGCGCTGAACGCGCGGCCGGCCGAGCTGCTCGACAAGTGGCTGACCGATTTGCAACAGGAACTGGCGGCGTTCCAGGCCGCCAATCCCGATAAAAAAGTGGGCCCGATCGCCGTCAACCAGATCGTGCACCAGTCGAACGACCGCCTCGCCCATGACGTGGAAGTGTGCGTGAAACACCGGGTGCCGATCATCATTTCGTCGCTGCGCGCGCCGCCGAAGGAGATGATGGACGCGATCCACGGCTACGGCGGCATCGTACTGCACGATGTGATCTCGATCCGGCACGCGCAGAAGGCACTGGAAGCAGGTGTCGATGGCCTGATCCTGGTGGCGGCCGGCGCCGGCGGCCATGCGGGCACGCTGTCGCCGTTCGCACTGGTCGGTGAAATCCGTAAATTCTTCGATGGTCCGATCGCGCTTTCCGGCTCGATCGCCACCGGCGACGCGATCCTCGCCGCGCAGGCGATGGGCGCCGACTTTGCCTACATCGGCTCGCGCTGGCTGGCAACCAAGGAATCGAACGTGTCGGAGGACTATCGCAAGGCGATCGTGGAATCTTCGGCAGCCGATGTCATCTACACGAACCTGTTCACGGGCGTGCACGGCAATTACCTGAAGAAGTCGATCGTGGCCGCCGGCCTGGACCCGGAAGCACTGCCGGAATCGGACAAGACCAAGATGAGCTTCGGCTCGGGCAGCGCGAAGGCATGGCGCGATATCTGGGGCGCCGGCCAGGGCGTGGGCCTGATGGAGGATGTGCCGAGCACCGCCGAGATGGTGGAGCGGCTGAAGGCGGAATACGAGGCGGCGCGCAAGCGGCTCGCGCTGTAA
- a CDS encoding hydrolase codes for MTNNANNPKLEVLTPQNSQIIFIDHQPQMAFGVQSIDRQVLKNNTVGLAKAARVFNIPATITTVETESFSGHTYPELLDVFPGQPILERTSMNSWDDQKVRDALAKNGRKKVIVAGLWTEVCNTTFSLCAMLEGDYEIYMVSDASGGTSKEAHDMAMLRMIQAGVVPVTWQQVLLEWQRDWAHRDSYDAVMKIVKEHSGAYGMGVDYAYTMVHKTPQRTTSQHETLAPVPSK; via the coding sequence ATGACGAACAATGCCAACAACCCGAAACTCGAAGTCCTGACCCCGCAGAACAGCCAGATCATCTTCATCGACCACCAGCCGCAGATGGCGTTCGGCGTGCAGTCGATCGACCGCCAGGTGCTGAAGAACAATACCGTGGGCCTGGCGAAAGCCGCCAGGGTGTTCAATATCCCGGCCACGATCACCACCGTGGAAACGGAGAGCTTCTCTGGCCACACCTACCCGGAACTGCTGGACGTGTTCCCGGGCCAGCCGATCCTGGAACGCACGTCGATGAACTCGTGGGACGACCAGAAGGTGCGCGATGCGCTGGCGAAGAACGGCCGCAAGAAAGTGATCGTGGCCGGTCTGTGGACCGAAGTATGCAACACCACCTTCTCGCTGTGCGCGATGCTGGAAGGCGACTACGAGATCTACATGGTGTCCGACGCGTCGGGCGGCACGTCGAAGGAAGCGCATGACATGGCAATGCTGCGCATGATCCAGGCCGGCGTGGTGCCGGTGACCTGGCAGCAGGTGCTGCTGGAATGGCAGCGCGACTGGGCGCACCGCGATTCGTACGATGCCGTGATGAAGATCGTCAAGGAACACTCGGGTGCCTACGGCATGGGCGTCGACTATGCCTACACGATGGTGCACAAGACGCCGCAGCGCACCACGTCGCAGCACGAGACGCTGGCGCCGGTGCCGTCGAAATAA
- a CDS encoding ABC transporter ATP-binding protein: MLMNEPDALFAPRRETGPVILDLRGISLSFGGVKALTDISFDVREHEIRAIIGPNGAGKSSMLNVINGVYRPQQGEIVFRGQHRRNMDCYAAARSGIARTFQNIALFKGMTVLDNVMTGRNLKMKSNFLLQALHWGPARREEIAHRRKAEEVIDFLEIQHIRKTPVGRLPYGLQKRVELARALAAEPEILLLDEPMAGMNVEEKQDMCRFILDVNDQFGTTIVLIEHDMGVVMDISDRVVVLDYGCKIGDGTPDEVRANPEVIRAYLGGESGGH, from the coding sequence ATGCTGATGAACGAACCCGATGCCCTGTTCGCCCCGCGCCGCGAAACAGGCCCCGTGATCCTCGACCTGCGCGGCATCTCGCTGTCGTTCGGCGGCGTGAAGGCGCTGACCGACATCTCGTTCGACGTGCGCGAGCACGAGATCCGCGCGATCATCGGTCCGAACGGCGCCGGCAAGAGCTCGATGCTGAACGTGATCAACGGCGTGTACCGCCCGCAGCAGGGCGAGATCGTGTTCCGCGGCCAGCACCGCCGCAACATGGACTGCTACGCGGCCGCCAGGTCGGGCATTGCGCGCACGTTCCAGAACATCGCGCTGTTCAAGGGCATGACGGTGCTCGACAACGTGATGACCGGCCGCAACCTGAAGATGAAATCGAACTTCCTGCTGCAGGCGCTGCATTGGGGACCGGCACGCCGCGAGGAAATCGCGCACCGCCGCAAGGCCGAGGAAGTCATCGACTTCCTCGAGATCCAGCACATCCGCAAGACACCCGTGGGCCGGCTGCCGTATGGCCTGCAGAAACGTGTGGAGCTGGCCCGCGCGCTGGCCGCCGAGCCGGAAATCCTGCTGCTCGATGAACCGATGGCCGGCATGAACGTCGAAGAAAAACAGGACATGTGCCGCTTCATCCTCGATGTGAACGACCAGTTCGGCACGACGATCGTGCTGATCGAGCACGACATGGGGGTGGTGATGGATATCTCGGACCGGGTCGTGGTGCTCGACTACGGTTGCAAGATCGGCGACGGCACGCCGGATGAAGTGCGTGCCAACCCGGAAGTGATCAGGGCCTACCTTGGAGGCGAGTCAGGTGGACATTAA
- a CDS encoding phenylacetate--CoA ligase family protein, whose product MNTETLDHLETRDPGERERDLMRRLPALVAQAQSAPGWARILHGVDAAAIDHRAALAQLPVTRKAQLKDLQQHDLPFGGLTATPPRALSRICMSPGPIFDAEGHAADWWRFARPMYAAGVRAGGLLQNCFSYHFTPAAFMVESGAARIGCTVIPAGSGQTELQVQAMAALRPDTYVGTPSFLKLILEKAQETGADVSSVRHALLSAEALPDSLRKWFVEHGVPHVCQAYASADAGNIAYETRTGGALNPGMVLDEEVILEIVRPGSGEPVAPGEVGEVVLTVFNPDYPLIRFATGDLSALLTDAVPSPCGRTNARIRGWLGRADQTTKVRAMFVHPSQVHEIARRHGLGRTRLVVTGTTADETMTLQCESDDPATAGDGAAIVATLRDVTKLRGEVLFVQRGSLPNDGKVIDDRRSYD is encoded by the coding sequence ATGAATACGGAAACCCTCGACCATCTCGAAACGCGCGACCCCGGTGAACGGGAACGCGATCTGATGCGGCGGCTGCCGGCCCTGGTGGCGCAGGCGCAATCGGCTCCCGGCTGGGCGCGCATCCTGCACGGCGTGGACGCGGCCGCCATCGATCACCGCGCGGCATTGGCGCAGCTGCCCGTCACGCGCAAGGCGCAGCTGAAGGATCTGCAGCAGCACGATCTGCCGTTCGGCGGGCTGACCGCCACGCCGCCGCGCGCGCTGTCGCGCATCTGCATGTCGCCCGGCCCGATCTTCGATGCCGAGGGGCACGCGGCCGACTGGTGGCGTTTCGCGCGGCCGATGTATGCGGCCGGCGTGCGGGCCGGCGGCCTGCTGCAGAACTGTTTTTCGTATCACTTCACGCCAGCCGCGTTCATGGTGGAAAGCGGCGCGGCGCGCATCGGCTGCACGGTGATCCCGGCCGGCAGCGGCCAGACGGAACTGCAGGTGCAGGCCATGGCGGCGCTCAGGCCCGACACCTACGTGGGCACGCCGTCGTTCCTCAAGCTCATCCTGGAAAAGGCGCAGGAGACGGGCGCGGACGTGTCGAGCGTACGGCACGCGCTGCTGTCGGCCGAGGCGCTGCCCGATTCGCTGCGCAAGTGGTTCGTCGAGCACGGCGTGCCCCATGTGTGCCAGGCGTATGCGTCGGCCGATGCCGGCAACATTGCGTATGAAACGCGCACCGGCGGCGCGCTCAATCCCGGCATGGTGCTGGACGAAGAGGTGATCCTCGAGATCGTCAGGCCCGGCTCGGGCGAGCCGGTCGCACCCGGCGAGGTGGGCGAGGTGGTGCTCACCGTGTTCAATCCCGACTATCCGCTGATCCGCTTCGCCACCGGCGATCTTTCCGCGCTGCTCACCGATGCGGTGCCGTCGCCATGCGGCCGTACCAATGCGCGCATCCGAGGCTGGCTGGGGCGCGCGGACCAGACGACGAAAGTGCGGGCGATGTTCGTGCATCCGTCGCAGGTGCACGAGATCGCGCGGCGGCACGGGCTCGGCAGGACGCGCCTGGTGGTTACCGGCACCACCGCCGACGAAACGATGACGCTGCAGTGCGAGAGTGACGATCCGGCAACTGCCGGCGACGGCGCCGCGATCGTCGCCACGCTGCGCGACGTGACGAAGCTGCGCGGCGAAGTGCTTTTCGTGCAACGCGGCAGCCTGCCGAACGACGGCAAGGTGATCGACGACCGCCGCAGCTATGACTGA
- the clpP gene encoding ATP-dependent Clp endopeptidase proteolytic subunit ClpP — MHMIPTVIENTGRAERAYDIYSRLLRERIVFIVGPVTDESANLVVAQLLFLESENPDKEISLYINSPGGSVYAGLAVYDTMQFIRPAVATICTGFAASMGAFLLAAGEKGKRYALPNARIMIHQPSGGSQGTAADVEIQAREVLHLRERLNRIFAERTGQELARVARDSDRDNFMSARQAVEYGLVDEVLQPRPT; from the coding sequence ATGCACATGATCCCCACCGTCATCGAAAACACCGGCCGCGCCGAGCGGGCCTACGACATCTATTCGCGCCTGCTGCGCGAACGCATCGTCTTCATCGTCGGCCCCGTGACCGACGAATCGGCCAATCTCGTCGTCGCGCAACTGCTGTTCCTGGAATCGGAAAATCCGGACAAGGAGATTTCACTGTACATCAACTCGCCGGGCGGTTCCGTCTATGCGGGCCTGGCGGTCTACGACACGATGCAGTTCATCAGGCCGGCAGTGGCCACGATCTGCACCGGCTTCGCGGCGAGCATGGGCGCTTTCCTGCTGGCGGCGGGGGAGAAGGGCAAGCGCTATGCGCTGCCGAACGCCCGGATCATGATCCACCAGCCCAGCGGCGGTTCGCAGGGCACGGCGGCCGATGTGGAAATCCAGGCAAGGGAGGTGCTGCACCTGCGCGAGCGGCTGAACCGCATCTTCGCCGAGCGCACCGGGCAGGAACTGGCGCGGGTGGCGCGCGATTCGGACCGCGACAACTTCATGTCGGCCCGCCAGGCCGTCGAGTACGGCCTGGTGGACGAGGTGTTGCAGCCACGGCCGACCTGA
- a CDS encoding MmcQ/YjbR family DNA-binding protein: MNLAKAKKLCAGLPGATQDVKWGSSLVFSVGGRMFAATDDDAKAKRITFKVDDDAFLALTDRPGIVPAPYLARAKWVQIDDLKAVSDEEADVLLRRAHEIIFGKLTKKLQKEISEGGA; the protein is encoded by the coding sequence ATGAATCTGGCCAAGGCGAAAAAACTGTGCGCCGGGCTGCCCGGCGCCACGCAGGATGTCAAATGGGGTTCGAGCCTGGTGTTTTCCGTCGGCGGCAGGATGTTCGCCGCGACCGACGACGATGCGAAGGCGAAGCGGATCACCTTCAAGGTCGACGACGACGCCTTCCTGGCGTTGACGGACCGGCCCGGCATCGTTCCCGCGCCATACCTGGCGCGGGCGAAATGGGTGCAGATCGACGACCTGAAGGCGGTGTCGGACGAGGAAGCGGACGTGCTGCTCAGGCGCGCCCATGAAATCATCTTCGGCAAACTGACGAAGAAGCTGCAGAAGGAAATTTCGGAAGGCGGCGCATGA
- a CDS encoding branched-chain amino acid ABC transporter permease has translation MFYREAGQFRTTYEADGQILPIRQDRIALLATLAVAAVAVPFMASPYMLSAILIPFLIFALAALGLNILTGYAGQLSLGTAAFMAVGAFASWNFVARVPGMPMLLAFVLGGLCAALVGIAFGLPSLRIRGFYLAASTLATQFFVIWCLTKISWLTGGSASGVITAQRIEIMGYAFDTPQRKYVLVLLVVALMALLAKNLVRSNVGRSWMAVRDMDVAAEVIGIRLMRTKLLAFAVSSFYCGVAGALYAFAYLGTVEPEAYSLDLSFRILFMIIIGGVGSILGSFLGAAFIVLLPVFLNIAAHGLALPTSVASNLELMVFGALIIFFLIVEPHGLARLWQIGKEKLRLWPFPH, from the coding sequence ATGTTCTACCGCGAAGCCGGGCAGTTCCGCACCACCTACGAGGCCGATGGCCAGATCCTGCCGATCCGGCAGGACCGCATCGCGCTGCTGGCCACGCTGGCCGTGGCGGCGGTGGCCGTGCCGTTCATGGCCTCGCCCTACATGCTGTCGGCGATCCTGATCCCGTTCCTGATCTTCGCGCTGGCCGCGCTGGGGCTGAACATCCTTACCGGCTATGCCGGCCAGCTGTCGCTGGGCACCGCGGCGTTCATGGCCGTGGGCGCGTTCGCGTCGTGGAACTTCGTGGCGCGCGTGCCCGGCATGCCGATGCTGCTGGCGTTCGTGCTGGGTGGCCTGTGCGCGGCGCTGGTGGGCATCGCGTTCGGCCTGCCGTCGTTGCGCATCCGCGGCTTCTACCTGGCCGCCTCCACGCTGGCCACGCAGTTCTTCGTGATCTGGTGCCTGACGAAGATTTCGTGGCTGACGGGTGGCAGCGCCTCCGGCGTGATCACCGCCCAGCGCATCGAGATCATGGGCTACGCGTTCGATACGCCGCAGCGCAAGTATGTGCTGGTGCTGCTGGTGGTGGCGCTGATGGCGCTGCTGGCGAAGAACCTGGTGCGCTCGAACGTGGGCCGCTCGTGGATGGCGGTGCGGGACATGGACGTGGCGGCCGAGGTGATCGGCATCCGCCTCATGCGCACCAAGCTGCTGGCGTTCGCCGTGAGCTCGTTCTACTGCGGCGTGGCCGGTGCGCTGTATGCGTTCGCCTACCTCGGCACGGTGGAACCGGAGGCTTACAGCCTGGACCTGTCGTTCCGCATCCTGTTCATGATCATCATCGGCGGCGTGGGCTCGATCCTCGGCTCGTTCCTGGGCGCCGCGTTCATCGTGCTGCTGCCCGTGTTCCTGAACATCGCCGCGCATGGCCTCGCGCTGCCCACCAGCGTGGCGTCGAACCTGGAGCTGATGGTGTTCGGCGCGCTGATCATCTTCTTCCTGATCGTGGAACCGCACGGCCTGGCACGCCTGTGGCAGATCGGCAAAGAAAAGCTGCGCCTGTGGCCCTTCCCGCATTGA
- a CDS encoding sigma-70 family RNA polymerase sigma factor has protein sequence MSQSIDVFEASRRRLLSIAYRMLGSMAEAEDVVQDTWLRWHAADPGMLQTPVAWLTTVATRLAIDRLRRAKRESALPEPWLLDDQPSGEDEVERLCELSYGVLLMLQRLSPDERAALLLHEVFDVPHQEVGRILGLKTEHSRQLVRRAKARVQAGPARRGASADSARLAHAFVEAIRRHDEDAVVRLVQGLDVIGLAGDVAPQALAATGTAARLQCVNGGWGVAVLRYGRVDVLLSLDGGTLYAVRPRVLAVA, from the coding sequence ATGAGCCAATCCATCGATGTATTCGAAGCGTCGCGCCGGCGCCTGTTGTCGATCGCCTACCGGATGCTGGGCAGCATGGCCGAGGCGGAAGACGTGGTGCAGGACACGTGGCTGCGCTGGCATGCGGCCGATCCGGGCATGCTGCAGACGCCTGTCGCCTGGCTGACGACCGTGGCGACACGCCTGGCGATCGACCGGCTGCGCCGCGCGAAACGGGAGAGCGCGTTGCCGGAACCGTGGTTGCTCGACGATCAGCCATCCGGGGAGGATGAGGTGGAACGGCTGTGCGAGCTGTCGTATGGCGTGCTGCTGATGCTGCAGCGGCTTTCGCCGGACGAGCGCGCGGCCCTGCTGCTGCACGAGGTGTTCGACGTGCCGCACCAGGAAGTGGGCCGCATCCTCGGGTTGAAGACGGAACATTCGCGCCAGCTCGTGCGCCGCGCAAAGGCACGCGTGCAGGCCGGGCCTGCCCGGCGCGGCGCCAGCGCGGACAGTGCCCGGCTGGCCCACGCGTTCGTGGAGGCGATCCGGCGGCACGACGAGGATGCGGTGGTGCGGCTGGTGCAGGGTCTCGACGTGATCGGCCTTGCCGGCGATGTCGCGCCGCAGGCACTGGCCGCGACCGGCACGGCGGCACGGCTGCAATGCGTCAACGGCGGCTGGGGCGTGGCGGTGCTGCGCTACGGCCGCGTCGATGTGCTGCTGAGCCTGGATGGCGGCACGCTGTATGCCGTGCGGCCCCGCGTGCTGGCGGTGGCGTGA